TCATCAGGAATTTGGAAGAACCTCAAATTTCTCTTCAAGTTTGTAGTAGACAACTTCCTATCCGTGGTGACCGTACCAATAGCGGCAGCCACTATTGTTTTGGTAGCAAGGCTCGGACCAGATGAGATCCTGGGTCGGCTCAGAGCCCTTACACCTGCATACCTCTTCTTGTCATGCTTCCTCCCAGCCTCTGCAGTTACCATGTATCTATTATCACAGCCACGGAAGGTGTGCCTCGTCGACTACGCCTGCTTCCATGGCACTCATCTGAACCGCGTCCCCTTTTCCGCATTCTTGGAGTGCGCACGCCAATCGACTACGCTCAACGAGCGGAGCATTCGTTTCATGTCGCGGCTTCTTGAGAGCTCAGGGCTCGGCGAGGAGACCTGCTTGCCCACACCAGTCCACTATATCCCATGGAAGAAGTACTTAACATTAGAGGCCGCCCGCGAAGAGGCTGAGCTCGTGGTCTTCTCAGCCATTGACGAATTATTTTCCAAGACAAACGTCTGTCCTGACACTATCGACATATTAGTCGTCAATTGCAGCGGCTTCAATCCCACACCATCCTTCATTGATATGATAATAAACAAGTACAAGCTACGAGGCGACATCCGCAGTGTGCACCTATCTGGAATGGGGTGCAGCGCTGGGCTGATATCGGTTGAGGCTGCGAGGAACCTTCTACAGACCGCGCGCCGAGGCGCACGAGCGTTGGTGGTATCTACGGAAACTCTATCCCCCCTCCTTTATGATGGGAATGAGCGAGCCATGCTTCTGCCGTTTTGCCTGTTCCGCATGGGCGGAGCAGCGGTGCTACTGTCCACGTCCACCGCCAAAGCCCGACTGCAGCTCATGTCTGTCGTGCGTACGCTCACCGCTGCGGATGACAACTCGTACAAGTGCATTCATCGGGAGGAGGATGACAAGGGGCACACGGGTGTCAATCTCTCCAAGGACCTTATCGCCGCTGCCGGCCGAACTCTCAAAGCCAACATCACCACCCTTGCACCCATCATCCTCCCAATCTCAGAAAAACTTTTGTTTGCAATGTCCTTCGTGGCACAAAAGCTGTCAAGCGGGCGTTCTAAAGTGTACATACCCAACTTCCTCACAGCCATTGAGCATTTTTGCATACACGCGGGTGGGACTGCAGTCATCGATGAGGTTCAACGCAACCTCAGCTTGTCCAACGAGCATGTTGAGCCGTCGAGGATGACCCTGCATCGCTTCGGAAACACATCCAGCAGCTCAACTTGGTATGAGCTAGCATACATTGAGGCCAAGGGCCATATGCATCGCGGTGATCGTGTATGGATGATCGGCTTTGGATCAGGATTCAAATGCAATAGTGTGGTGTGGAAGTGCATCGCTCCAGCTCCCAACACCAATGGACCATGGGCAGGGTGCATCCACCGCTATCCAGTCCAGATCAAGTCCCCCAAAACAAGCACCGGCAATACACGGATGGCAGGTCACAACAATAAGCAGTTGAGAGACACTTGAAACGGGCTAACAAAAGGAtgctttgtttcttttttttttaccCGCTTTGATTTCTAAAAAAAATAGGGAGTACAAGGGAAGGCAAAGCCTCACTGTTATAATGTACCATCTCCATTATTGTACCTGTACACCGCAGAAAATATAGTACTCAATCTTTTCTTACCTTCTAATGTTATTTGTATATCCTTGGTTGTGTTTCTCTCAAAGATGTTATACACTAATTAATGTGGTTGCTGATATGATTATTGGTCTGCTTGTTCAATAAACTAGTGTAACAAATATAGTGATGGGCACACGCCCATGCCTAAAATTAGGAGGCTTAAAAAGTACTACATCTAGTGATCTAAAAAGTTTTATATTAGCTTACATTTCTCCCTtggttcataaatataagatgttctaactttttgtGAATCCACGTGTTAGTGTGTTTGTTCCCTATGTAGTACATATTGGAATATCTaagcatcttatatttgtgaacggggGGAGTAGGTGACAGAGGGATGATCATAAATAGGATAGATAACAGGCCACATTCAAACTACACTAAAATCAGATATGCACAAGTGACATATCACAAGATGGCTTAGAAAGAATCAGATCGCTGATCTTGCCACCCCATTCACCCTCGTTTTTTAAGACTACACGACGGGTGCTACGAACACCTGCCGGCACCGGCAGGGCCGTCTCCATAGGGCCTGATTCAACGGGTTTCCATGGTGGGCGCGTGACCTGGGTCGTGACAGCGTGCGGCTTGCCGGAGGACGCCGGGATCCATGGATTCGGGGCCGGTGCTCGTACAATAGTGTGTTGGTCATCCTTTCTGGGGGTGACCCATGTCCAAATGGCCACCTCCACCGACTCGGGCTCCTTCACGGAGAGTGGGACATTGCATGGGGTGTGTTGACTACCGGCTTCACACATTGTATACACGGATGTTCTACATGGCGGCATGCCCCCGGCTCAGGTAGCGTCGATGTTATCTATCATA
Above is a window of Triticum aestivum cultivar Chinese Spring chromosome 6B, IWGSC CS RefSeq v2.1, whole genome shotgun sequence DNA encoding:
- the LOC123134718 gene encoding 3-ketoacyl-CoA synthase 5-like, which translates into the protein MSSSGIWKNLKFLFKFVVDNFLSVVTVPIAAATIVLVARLGPDEILGRLRALTPAYLFLSCFLPASAVTMYLLSQPRKVCLVDYACFHGTHLNRVPFSAFLECARQSTTLNERSIRFMSRLLESSGLGEETCLPTPVHYIPWKKYLTLEAAREEAELVVFSAIDELFSKTNVCPDTIDILVVNCSGFNPTPSFIDMIINKYKLRGDIRSVHLSGMGCSAGLISVEAARNLLQTARRGARALVVSTETLSPLLYDGNERAMLLPFCLFRMGGAAVLLSTSTAKARLQLMSVVRTLTAADDNSYKCIHREEDDKGHTGVNLSKDLIAAAGRTLKANITTLAPIILPISEKLLFAMSFVAQKLSSGRSKVYIPNFLTAIEHFCIHAGGTAVIDEVQRNLSLSNEHVEPSRMTLHRFGNTSSSSTWYELAYIEAKGHMHRGDRVWMIGFGSGFKCNSVVWKCIAPAPNTNGPWAGCIHRYPVQIKSPKTSTGNTRMAGHNNKQLRDT